Sequence from the Thermococcus nautili genome:
AGCTCTTCAGCTATTACAGAGCCTGGGAGCACGTTAAAGCTGTTGAGCTCAACGACGTCAGAATTCCGGATGGGGATTATCTCCTTGTCATCAAGAACGAGGAGAATGGGATGCAGTGGATTTCCGTTAAGCTGGTGGATAAAAAGTGAAATCAGCACAGAATCGCGTCCTCGCTCAGGACGTCGAACTCGACCCTTCCGATGCCCTCAATCCAGGCCTCAACTTTATCCCCGTGCCTCAGCGGACCGACTCCTGCGGGAGTGCCGGTTGCTATTATGTCACCCGGCTCGAGTGTCATAACGGAGCTTATGTACTCTATGAGCTCGGGAACCTTGAAAACCATCTCGCTGGTTCTTCCGAGCTGTCTGAGTTCGCCGTTCACCTTCAGGCCGATTTCGAGGTCGTCTATCTTCAGCTCGCGCTTATCCACGACCCTCGGGCCGACTGGCGCGAACGTGTCGAAGCCCTTCGCAATCGTCCAGGGAAGGCCCTTTTCCCTCGCCTCGGCCTGAAGGTCTCTCGCTGTAATGTCGAGCAGTATCGTGTAGCCGAGGACGTAATCCATGGCTTTCTCAGCGGGAACTCTCTTCGCGCGCTTCCCGATTATAACCGCCAACTCGACCTCGTGGTCAACCCTCTTGCTCATTCTGGGCAGAATTATCGGCTCGCCGGGGCCGATGAGCGCACTCGGAGGCTTGAGGAAGAAGACCGGCTTCTCCGGAACGTCGCTCTCCATCTCCCTCGCGTGCTCGGCGTAGTTCTTGGCGAGAGCCACTATTTTGCTCGGGCGCAACTCGTAGAAGCCGTCCATGTAAGGCAACCGGACCATGCCATCACCGTTCCGAGTTCCCGGGAGGCGAATTAAACCTTGCCATACGAGGGACAAAAGTAATAAGGGGAACCGCCAAAGATTGAGCGGTGGTGGGGTTGCAAAAGGTCCTCGTGAGGGAGAGCGGAACGCTCGCGGTCTTCGCGGTTGTGGTGTTTGCTGTCTTTTTCATCTGGATTGCCATCGGAATGCTGAGCTTCGCGCCGACGTGGTTCGCCCTCCTCTTTTTGGTCATGCCGGTTCTGTTCATACTCCTCGCCCTCGCGAAGGGAACGAGCGTCTTTACCGGCAACAAAAAGGCCTCGGCCCTCTTCGAAAATTCTGAGGTGTCGGAGAGCGGAGTTACGCTTCCAGAGGAGCTCGAATACGAGACGGGCAGAGTAACCCTCGACGGCTACTGGACGAGCACCGGGCGGAGCAGGAGCTACAACGTCAGGAGGAGCTTTGAGGTCAGGGAGAGGAAAACTGGCACGTTCGTGGAGTTTCCGGACGAGCCCTTCAGAGTCCAGGTGCTCCGCGACGGAACGGGTAGAGTTGAGGCTCCAGCGGTGAGAATCCTCAGCGAACCCTACAGGGACGCCCTCCTGATTTTCTTCACGGACGAAGGGGAGGTTACCGGCTCGGGAAGCCTTACCCTGAGTAAGGGGAGCGACGTCGCGACGGTGACGTTCAGGGGAGAAGGAAAGGAGCTAAGAGGAAACGTGCAGGCCGAGCTGTCGAAGGCGAGGAAGGTGAGAATCGAAGTCGGCTCGGGAAAGGTCTGGAAGAGGATAGCCGAAGGACAGAGCTTCGACTTCACGTTTTCACCCATCCCCGAGGAGAAAACTGTAGTCTTCGCCAACTACAAGACCGTAAGTCCCATGTCGCTCGTCAAGGCCCTCTGGAGGGACACCGCCGTGCTCGGCCACGGAGCGTTTGAGCTCAAGGCGGTGCTGGACGTTCCGCTCGCGAGGGACGTCGTTGAGAAGGCTGAATTTCAGGTTGAGCTGAAGAAAGAAGGGAACGTGGAAAAGAGGGAAAGGAGCGAGTTCGAGGAGGAGTGGGGGTTCTGGAACTAGCGGAGTGGCTCAGGAATCGCCTTTTCCCACTGCTCCCTCGCCAGCTCGCCGGTGTATTTGAACTTCTCCACCTTCTTCTCGGCCTCCTTCCTCTTCTTCTGGTGCTCCTTCAGGAACTCCTGAACCTTCTTGATTAGGTAGCGCTTGCACTCTCCACAGGTCAGCTCGCCAGCCTTACAGGCGTGATAGCGCTCCATGAGCTTCTTGTCGTCCTCCTCGAAGAAAATCTCCAGCCACTTGAAGACGACGCACTTCTCCGGGTTTCCGCCCTTCTCCCTCTGCTCTTTGAGCGTCGGCTGACCGCCCGTTAAGGCAAACTTCCAGATTTTCTTTCCAGCTTCCTCGGGGTCGTCGGTGAGATAGACGGCGGTTTCAGGTTTGGACGCGCTCATCTTGCCCTCGAGGCCGGTAAGCGGCGGAACGAACTTCGAGTGCAAAGCGGCGGTCTTGTAGTAGCCGAGGCTCTCGGCGAAGTCCCTCTGGAGCCTCCAGTAGGGGTCCTGGTCAATTGCTGCCGGAATTAAACAGCGCTTCTTCTCGAAGAAGGTCGGTGCGGCCTGTATGGCCGGGTAGAAAATCATTCCAATCTTGCTCTGCTCGTTGAAGCCGAAGACCGCTTTGGCCATCGAGAAGTTTATCTTCTTCGCTATCGGAAGGGCCATCTCGTAAATCTTCGTGAACTCGCTGTCCTGGAAGATGAAGGTCCTGTCCGGGTCGAAGCCGACCGCGATTATATCTAAAATATTCTCGTAGGCCCAGCGCTTGGTTTCATCCAGGGTGAGGTTCTTGAAGAGGAACTTCTCGTCGTCGGTTATCTGTATGTAGAGGTTGACGCCGAACTTCTCCTGGAGCCACTTGGTGGCGTAGAATGGGATTATGTGGCCAATGTGCATCGGCCCGCTCGGGCCCCTGCCGGTGTACAGGAAGAAGCCCCTTCCGCTCTCGTAGTCGGCCAAGATTTTATCGTAGTCCCTGTGGGAGAAGAAGAAGCGCCTGCGGAAGTAAATCGGCAGTTCGCTCTTCGTGAGCCTTGCCGTCTTCTCAAGCAGCTCGTCAGTCAGCGGGCTGGTTCCGAACTGCTCTATCAGCTTGTCGTAGTCAACTAAACCTTCAACGTCCCAGGGGGTAACCTTAAACTCGTCCATTCAAAGCACCTCCATTTCCAGTGGAAACGAAGCTCGTGGCTAAGGCGGTGCAGAAGAGAAGGACTTCACCAAAGCCAAAAACGACCACCGAGCATGGGGAGAGAAAGGGGAGAGGAGAATTTAAAGTTTTTGGAAAGTGAGGGGAATTCATTTATAAGCCGAGCCCCTCCGCTCAAGGCGGAGAACCCTAATTCTTGAGGTGCGCCAATCAACAACGTAAATCAGACGGTAATCACCAACGCGCACACGGTAAACGGAGAGGTCTCCCGTACCTTTAAGCTTCTTTACGTCATATAAGCTCGAAGGGACAGGCTCTTCTTGGAGAAGGGACAAAAAGTCGTAAATTCGCTGGTAGTGGGCTGGCTTCAGCTTTGAGAGTGCTTTGGCAACGCGGGGATGAACCTCAACCGAGAAACTCATTCTCAATCCTCCGGCTTCGGTAGGTCTTCAAGTTTGACCCATCCAATGGACTCATCTCTAGCTTCCCTCAGGAGCTCTTTGAGTTCATCTTCATTTAGTTCAAGGCTCTCTTCCATTAAAAGGTCTTCAAGCCTCTGAAGCTCACGCCTTATGCGCTTAAGTTCGGTCAGCACGAGCTCAACAGTTGTTTCACTCACCTTCTCCAAGCCCACCACCGTGCTGTACTACGAAGAAGGGCCTAAAAGGGTTTTGATATAAGGTCATAAGCCCGAGGGAGTCACAATGCTCAAACCAACGCTCTTAAGATAAAAACTCTAATCTCGTTTATATAATCATGCTTAGAGAATTTGTCAACTGTAAGGATGCGCCCAAAACTTTCTAATGGAGCGACCTAACGGCGGGAAAGGCGAGGAAAGTTCCGGGGCAACTCGAAAAGAAAGCCGAGCTCGTTGGATTGGATGGCTACGAGAAGCACTATAGACTAATCGCAAAGAGAATCGAGGGGAAGGAAAACCTCGGGCTGGCCTTCGACCTGAGGGATTTTGATGAGGTCTTTACCGAAAACACAAGCGAAACAGCTGAGAAATAAGAATAGCTTGAGCATCAATGGGCGAGAGCTAACCAGAGAACATTTAGATGAGCAAGAGGGAACTTAACAAGATAAGCGAAGAGATTGAACGCGGTGGGTAGAGAAGCCCATAAAAACCCAACCGCCCAACCTCGCTCATGGACCGCGAAACCGAGGGGACGCTGTTAGCCTTCACCGTGCTGGTCCTGCTCGGCCTCGAGCCGGTTGTAATCAAAGCCAATCCAGTTAATCCATTTGCCTTCGCCTCGCTGTCCGCTCTGGTAGCCTCGCTAATCCTCTGGCCGGTTATACTGCTCGGCGGTCGGGCGAGAGAAATCCGGGAGAGGCCGGCCGAGCTGAGGAAGGCCTTTCTAACGGGCCTTTTCGCGACGGCAATAGCCTATTCTCTCTTCTCCTACGGAACGAGGCTGAGCACTGCTGTAAACTCGGCGATACTCACGCGCTTCGAGGTCTTCTACTCCTTCCTCATCTCGTGGCTCCTCCTGAGGGAGAGGATAACCGGAAGGGCGGTAGTTTCGGCCCTGGCACTCATCACGGGCGTCTTCCTCGTGGTCGCGCAGGGAAAGAGACCTGAACTTTTGAAGGGCGACGTTCTGCTCCTACTAACTCCCCTCTTCTGGCAACTCGGGCACGCGGTGGCGAAGAGAAACGATTACAGCCCGGTGACGATAGCGACGCTGAGGAACACCTTCGGCGGGCTTCTCCTCCTCGTTCCAGCCTTTATTACCGGCTTCGCCTTCACGAAGCTCGCGCTGGCGGAGGGGCTGATAATAGCGCTCACCCAGAGCCTCTGGTACTTGGCGATAGCGCGGATTAACCTCTCGAAGGCGACGGCCATTTTAACGCCCGCGCCCGCTTTAACTGTTCTCGTCTCGATTGTGCTCCTCGGTGAAAGGGTAACGCTCTACCATCTCGCGGGCTTAGCCTTAATAACCCTCGGAACGTTAGCCATCAGCAGAGAGGACAGCGGGGTGAGGGAATGAAGGTCGTGATTCTCGGCTCGGGTTCATACAGCGGGACGCCGAAGCCCCTCTGCACCTGCGAGAACTGCTCGCGGGCGAGGATTAATCCAGCCTTAAGGAGAACGCGGTTCTCGCTCTACTTTGATAAAACGCTCGTCGACCCGAGTCCAGACCTTCACTACCATCTGGAGAGGCTGAACAGGAAGGTGGAGCGGGTTCTCATCACCCACGGCCACTTCGACCACGTTTTCGGCTTACCAGAACTTCAGGTCTTCAAGCGCATCTCTTTCTACTCCCACAGGGAAGCACTTGAAGTTGCGAAAAGCTTAGCGAGGCTGGCCTTCGGCTCGGAAAGCCCGGAGGGGCATGAGTGGGCCTACAACGAGCTTGAGTTCTGGGAGGAGACGAGAATCGGAAAGATGAGAGTAATTCACTTTCCGGTTACTCACACGGTAACTGCCGGGGGCTTCGTCATCGAGGTGAAGGGGAGGAGGATAGCAATAACCGGCGACACCGGGCCGGAGATTCTGAAGGACGAAAAAGCAATAAAGCTCATGGAAGGGGCCGACCTGCTCATAGCCGAGATGACCCATAGGGAAGCCATTCCCGGCTCGCACCTCGGGGTCAGGGAGGCGATAGAGCTGGCGAAGAAGGTCGGGGCAGGCTACACCGTCTTCGCGCACATAAGCCACAGCAACTACCCTCATGAAGTTCTGGAGAAGAAGGTCAGGGAAGCCGG
This genomic interval carries:
- a CDS encoding fumarylacetoacetate hydrolase family protein → MVRLPYMDGFYELRPSKIVALAKNYAEHAREMESDVPEKPVFFLKPPSALIGPGEPIILPRMSKRVDHEVELAVIIGKRAKRVPAEKAMDYVLGYTILLDITARDLQAEAREKGLPWTIAKGFDTFAPVGPRVVDKRELKIDDLEIGLKVNGELRQLGRTSEMVFKVPELIEYISSVMTLEPGDIIATGTPAGVGPLRHGDKVEAWIEGIGRVEFDVLSEDAILC
- a CDS encoding tryptophan--tRNA ligase — protein: MDEFKVTPWDVEGLVDYDKLIEQFGTSPLTDELLEKTARLTKSELPIYFRRRFFFSHRDYDKILADYESGRGFFLYTGRGPSGPMHIGHIIPFYATKWLQEKFGVNLYIQITDDEKFLFKNLTLDETKRWAYENILDIIAVGFDPDRTFIFQDSEFTKIYEMALPIAKKINFSMAKAVFGFNEQSKIGMIFYPAIQAAPTFFEKKRCLIPAAIDQDPYWRLQRDFAESLGYYKTAALHSKFVPPLTGLEGKMSASKPETAVYLTDDPEEAGKKIWKFALTGGQPTLKEQREKGGNPEKCVVFKWLEIFFEEDDKKLMERYHACKAGELTCGECKRYLIKKVQEFLKEHQKKRKEAEKKVEKFKYTGELAREQWEKAIPEPLR
- a CDS encoding type II toxin-antitoxin system RelE family toxin; the encoded protein is MSFSVEVHPRVAKALSKLKPAHYQRIYDFLSLLQEEPVPSSLYDVKKLKGTGDLSVYRVRVGDYRLIYVVDWRTSRIRVLRLERRGSAYK
- a CDS encoding DMT family transporter yields the protein MDRETEGTLLAFTVLVLLGLEPVVIKANPVNPFAFASLSALVASLILWPVILLGGRAREIRERPAELRKAFLTGLFATAIAYSLFSYGTRLSTAVNSAILTRFEVFYSFLISWLLLRERITGRAVVSALALITGVFLVVAQGKRPELLKGDVLLLLTPLFWQLGHAVAKRNDYSPVTIATLRNTFGGLLLLVPAFITGFAFTKLALAEGLIIALTQSLWYLAIARINLSKATAILTPAPALTVLVSIVLLGERVTLYHLAGLALITLGTLAISREDSGVRE
- a CDS encoding MBL fold metallo-hydrolase, with product MKVVILGSGSYSGTPKPLCTCENCSRARINPALRRTRFSLYFDKTLVDPSPDLHYHLERLNRKVERVLITHGHFDHVFGLPELQVFKRISFYSHREALEVAKSLARLAFGSESPEGHEWAYNELEFWEETRIGKMRVIHFPVTHTVTAGGFVIEVKGRRIAITGDTGPEILKDEKAIKLMEGADLLIAEMTHREAIPGSHLGVREAIELAKKVGAGYTVFAHISHSNYPHEVLEKKVREAGIPGEVARDFTWVEV